aaatacccttaatttatatttgaaattttatgtatctaaacagtttaaaatcacttctaaaatagaaatcacttattatatttgcAGACAAAGTTGAATGAAAAtctattttttctaaaaaatcacttaaaataaaatcaattattttttcaaacgtAAAATCACTTGtagtaagcaatgataaacgagccaattagagtgcgtttgattcaacttaatttgaaaaaaaatcactttttaatcaaaaaatcactttttgtgtttgtttcaggtgaagctgaaaacagattatttgaaacaattactttagcttatcatgaaaatctatgatgatagatgagaggagataaaaaaagtgattttaattagagtagtcaaacacgaatcaacttaattaaaatataatcaattattttttcaaaagtaaaatatgtttttgtaagcaatgataaacgcgccaattagagtgcgtttgattcaacttattttggaaaaatcactttttaatcaaaaaaatcactttttaatcaaaatctcacttttgtgtttgtttcaggtgaagctgaaaacagattatcatgaaaatctataataatagatgagaggagataaaaaaatgattttaattagagtagtcaaacacgaatcaacttaattaaaatataatcaattattttttcaaaagtaaaatatgtttttgtaaGCAATAATAAACaagccaattagagtgcgtttgattcaacttattttggaaaaccactttttaatcaaaaaataactttttttaatcaaaatctcactttttgtgtttgtttcaggtgaagctgaaaacaaattatttgaaacagttactttaacttatcatgaaataaaaaagtgatttcaataacatactgaaacaacttaaacaatatataagtgattattttaaagaaataagtgattatttcatgaaataagcaataacaaacggtttctatgtaaaatgttcaattgagttcaatttgtttttctcaatcaaatattaaacatgcaaggttatatatgtaattaaaatcatggttctgttctattgacttgcagttaccaaacacaacacacagaacattattgtcctgttccatcctgttctgttccgttccgttctgttatgtcctgttccgttctgtcaccaaacgctacctatgaaaaaaaggtaaaaaaccTTCATTGTATTGCCACTTATGCACCCTTTACAGAGTAAAAAACTGAAAGCATTGAAGAAATTGTTACAGCACATAATACTAGGCTAATAGTTAGTTACATTTACATTATTTCCCAACCCACAACATAAAACCAAACCAGCATAGCTGATATTAATTACTCTCTAGCTTTAAATGTAATTCTGCAAAATCATAATTTGTTTGTCTTGACAAGTAAACCACAATTTCCATAAGAAAAATGAAGGATGCAACAACTTACAATCAATCTGGAAACTTTGTTGGTGAATTCTCCCATGAATCAGTTGTTGGCTAAATTATGTACCTACACATTGCTAGATTGAGGCAACATTTACTATTCTACTATTTATGTATTAGATTAGATAAATTCAACATTTTAAATCACCCTCTTCTATATGCTAATAGGGAGAATTCAGTGCTGTTAATCGCGGATTGCGAATTATAGCGGCAAGTCAAAAAACCACTATTTTCAGCCTTTTAAAgtgaaaaatatgtgaaaaaccGGCAAATAGCGGATAATATCGGAGTAGCGGTAAGTCAAAAAAGCGCTACGTTATTGCGCCGTTATAACCGCTATTTGACAACATTGGGAGAATCATTGTGTTTAAGTGTGAAAATTTCATATGCAAACAAATGTAGTAAAAGAGTAATTTGAGACTTGGATAAGATTCTCTAATGTGGGTTCTTAAGTTTAATGGTTTAAATTGTTGTGATATTAAGTGTGAATAAGTCTCCACACTTAAAAAAATAGCAAAGACCTCGTTAATTGATTAAATATGGATTAATATGAGATATACATATACAACTTTAATATTCCAGATTAAAGAGATACTAAGCCTAGGTGGAGGAGGTTTTTTTGCGACTTTTGATGTGGATGTTAACTAGTTCGACTTACTACTATTGCATAGGGGCCTATCTATCATATGAGGATAGTGTTTACCGAGAGAAATGAGAGTATTAAATCGTGATTGTATAACTTTTTTAGTGTACAACAAGACATCTCATAACTGACAACCATGAAATTAATTCCTTGAAGCTTTGAGATCATATTAAGTAGATAAATGGTAGACCTCTCCCAACAAATCATTCTCCATCCATCTAGAGATCGAACTTTCATCTAATTACTTAGGAGTCCGGCCACTACCGATAATTATATTCCTGGGTTATACATGTCTTATTCCATTTATATCCTCTATactctgaaaaaaaaaagtcaaaaaactTGATTGTATTGCCACTTCTGCGCCCTATACAGAGTAAAAAAAGTGATAGCATTGAAGAAACAACTGCAGCATATAATACTAGGCTAATAGTTAAACATTTACATTATTTCCCAACTCTCAACATAAACCAGCATAGCTGATATTGATTACTCTCGAGCTTCAGATGCAATTCAGCAAAATCATTGCTTTGCCGGTCTTGACAACCACAATTTCCATTAGAAAAATGAAGGATGCAACAACTTACAATCAATCTGAAAACTTTGTCGGTGAATTCTCTCATGAATCAGCTGTTGGTTAAATTATGTTTGAGATCATATGCTTCACCCTTAAATAATTTGATGATAAATAaatggcttaaaagcatttcatgcCTCCAATGtattaagtttgtgcaaatgtcgaccttactctttttttttttgtctatgtTTGTACCCTCCATTTTCACAAATATGCACCGTTTGCCCCTCCGTTAAAAAAAAGGACGAGGTGGCTATTAATAATATCATGTTCATTATTTTACCAATTGATTTGGTAGCTCAACCGGTAGTGTGTGTGTTTTGTCAATCTAACGTCTTGGGTTTGAATCACCCTCCCCATTTTCAAGTTctaaattatatttaataacGTGACATTTAACAGCCAAGCCGTCGTTTTTTTAACGGAGGGGCAAACAgtgcacatttgtgaaacatggAGGGTACAGatatagataaaaaaaagaGTAGGATCGACAAACTTAATACATGAGGGGCATGAAATGTTTTTAAGCCTAAATGGATAAATATTGATTTCCATAACTAATGGGATGCTTTGATGTTGCAGTCTTGCAGATCCTAAAGCTGGAATAATACCCTGTTGTCCCTCTCCGAGGTTCAACTTTATTTTTcctattgaccaaaaaaaaaacttaatttttccATATTAAGGTCAGCATTTAAAGTAAAAAAACATAAGCACTATCCTACAAAAATAAACTCATCCAATCACACCCTAACTGGAATTGAACAAATCAGACTTTGCCTTATCAGTTATCACCATGACAAACCGAGAAAGACCTTAACAGACATAAGGTTGAGAAATAAACTTTAATGTTGAtgaccaaaaaaatatttgttactAACAAATAAGATACCATTGTTCACGGTTGTGCTTGGGTGATTGTTTTTGTTAGAAACTTTATGGTGAAGTGCATCTAAAATTGTTCCGAATTCTGGAATTCATTACTTTCTTAATGAATTACTTCTCTAGGCTAAAAATTTAAAGAAGTTATAGATGTCATTACCTAGGATACTCAACATAGCTTCAAAATGTAAGCCAAGCATCTGAGAGGGAACCATTCAATGGAAAGTGGGGAAATCAAAATGTCAATCAGTAAGGTAAGCAGCACAACCAGATCAATTAGTAAACTTGGTGCTACAATCTATGAACTAAACCAAAACTGACAAAGTGCTACAATGGATGaacagaaaaatataaaatcatgAGTCCATGATTGCACTGCCGGAGATAGCAATCAAGGAATGTAATGAGGCAGCGCACCATCCAAAAATGTgccaaacaaaaaaaaggaattgCAGTACAAATATGCATCAGGAATACGCAAATTGCTGCAAACATAGCAAGTTTAAAATTTTGCATAAATGAAATTCTAAAGAATGCAACTAACACCATTTCAATGAtaagataaataaaaagagaCCACCATTTATGCAACAGAAACACACCAAAAAATAATGGCTCTAGTGTCAGGAAGATAACTTGTGCATGATTAAAATTTAGCCCTTCTAATAGATATTTAAAAAAGACAAAACAGAGCCCTGCATAAAAAATAAAGGAAGCATGATAATAAATAAGGTTAAGAAATCACATTGCACAAATTTAATCAAGAGCACAGTCAGACATATCTAATGTAACTGACATCCAATAACAGAGAAATGAGAATGTTTGCATGAAGCTCCTTCACAAGCTCGAGAGTCAAGAATTCCTGGAAAAAAATATCAATCTCAAGAAGAAAAGTTCAAATGACAAGAAAGTAAACCATCATGTCATCCTGACCCTACATCAAGATATTTCATTGATCTTGAGCTTGTTCTACTTTTTCTTCGTACACATTAATCAAACAGTCTAAACGATTTAGCTAAACTTGATATTCAAATTAGATGAGAAGAAACTAACCCTATATCAGATCTCATAGGTCTTGATTCCAACAAACAACTATGTGTTTTGAGTCTTGAGTGAGTGATTGTGCTTGCATGAGATCAGACATACAATAACGGATTACCTCACATTGAGCAGTCTATCTCAAATTCACAAGCAATTATCAGTAATGAAACAGTTAGTGTCAATTGAAAATTAGGACAATGTCCATATCCTTGTAGGTAGATACTAgttcaaaggaagaaaaatgaagaaactaCTTGGTGCAACCAAATCTAGTTTGTTCGTATCATTTAAAGGAAAATTTACAAGTTGCAGAGCGCCTCGTGCatgagaataatttttttacatttttaagcTTTCCTCGTTGATTCTCGGCAGTGCTACTGGAAATTGTCATCCTCTTCAAAAACCTTCCATGCCGCATAATATATCTTGCAAATTGAAGCTCACCTTTTGTGCCTCTATAATCATTTAGATAGCAAACTTTAAGGTGTAGTAGAATGCATTTAGGAACAGATGGTGGGTCTTGCCAATCGCTTATGTGGAGTTGATCAAGGTCGTAGTCATAAAAGTCTGGCTGTTAACAATAAAcataaaatcaataaataaatgaaaacatGTGAAGAAGTGACAAAAAATAGAAATCATTCTAAGCCTCTAACCAAACCTGGTTAATGACAAGAACTTGAAGCTTGGGGCAATACTTGAGAAATTTCACTACCTCAAACCAATCATAATTATAATTGGCATAGACAAGTTCAATATGGGTTAAATTGTAAAACATACATTCACCGCCGCGAAGGAGTCCTTCGCAAATCTGCATGAGTTACAATAACAAGAAATCAAATATCCCATTTTCTTTAAGAATAAAAATGACTGAAATGATGGACAATCCACAATACCTCATCTATTCGCAGAAAATGGACATTGTTAAACATGTTCATCCtaaaaattgtttctgaaatATCTGCTCTGACCAACTTGGGTAAGGTATTAAACTCTCTGTTAGTGAGAGGGACATATTCTTGATAAAATATAAGACTTTGCTTCAAATTTTCAAGAACCGGACATCCGGAAAGAAGCTCAGCAAGATATGGAACGTCATGGAGAAGCAATGCGCCTTGCAGATGCAGGACTTTAAGGCAGGGAAAATGAACAGAGGGAAAACGTTTCAACTCTAAGCCCCCCCGCAACTTGAGAACCACAAGAGTCCTGCAACTGAAGATGGAAGACAAGTTGGCTCGTGGAGTAGACAACATGGGATAGGGCAGGGAGATATCGAGATGCTCAAGCTGGCGTTGCACAACAGCATTAACCCACACGCTAACATTGGCAGGGTCGTAAAAGGGTTGACAGACATCGTTGAGCCTGAGGTAGAATTTTTTAATGGGTAGCTGGAAATCTCGGGAGAGGATAACTGCATACACGGACTGAACAATGCGGGAACAAACGTCTTTTACTATATCATGGTCGGCATGTCCTATATCAGTATGATAGTTGGCATCTTTGAAGTGCAGAGTGGGGACGGAACGCCACAGCGGAATCCACCTCTTGGAGAGAACGCTTGTCGCAACGGCTTCCTTGGTTGTGAGAAAACTGAGAATGTGGCAGAGGAGCGCATCGGGTAAGGTGCTAATCCCATCctccatcttcattttcttcatcttttAGATGAAATGCAAATTCCTAAATCACTGAATTGAATCTTACAGTGCGTCCTGCATTTCATATCAACCATAAATCTAAATTATGAGTGATGAATTTGTGGAATctattctagggttttgaatttgTTCTGATATGATActagtttttcaaaaccctaacaTGCTGTTCTAATGAATTGAACTACAAAAAACCTATAGCTTCAGAAGTGTGAGATTTACACTTTACAGGATCGATgttgttaaaatttgagaatagtGAGTGATAGAAACTTACAATCACGAGTTGAAGGTTTGATCGCGTTCTGGCGCCATTCTCCAGCTAAAATATTGCCCTGCCCTTCGATAAACCTGACAGTTTGATGCACTGCAGAAAGAGGAACAACAACACAtacatttgtaatttttttttggcttaaatactctaggggtccctaaaattgtgccacgtacgaaaataagtccctaaaatttttttttcgattccgGATTcctggaattgtttttttaatcataatAAGTCTCTACTCGTGTTTTCAACCTATTTGGCATATTTTTTGCCGACTCAATATTTACACGTgactttttcatttattttaaatacacatggaattaaaaaaaagcaATTAAATGTAAATATAAAACCCTATTTACCTAAttaacctaaatctaattaaaccGTATATTAAAACACAGTAACCATAAATCCCTAAATTCCCAAACCAAAACCTATCAGAACCCAACCCCTATCTTTAGAAAATCAATCTCCATTACgggaattgagtttggtgccccaccccttaggctttgcaccccactttattaaatacggaatttaaagttccgtatcaatacggaaaataaaattccgtatctattttagtatataatgagtggttgaaaatgtgacacgcatgcttaaatacagtacggaattttaagttccgtattcaatagggagaatacggaattttaaattccgtatttgataaagtggggtgccaagccccataggtggggtgtcaaacccaactcccctccATCACTGTTTCTTCATCACCCATTCACGCTCACAAACTTCTTCATCGCCCTTTATCATCgtttcatcatcatcctcacaAAGACACAAACCCCAACCTTCTTCAGTTTTTCACCCTTCTTCATCACTCTTCTCTCTCGCGCGCTGATGCCAACAATGGTGGGGGAGAAGGGGAGAGAGAAATCGTGAGAGGGGAAGGGAGgaagagagcgagagagagagatgacAACAGAGGAAGGAGCGAGGTGCGAGATAGAGGGAGAAAACCACAGGTCGAAGGAGGAGGCTAACGGCGCCGCCGCTGGCGTCGACTCCAATCATGTCCCCTGGCTTGATGGATTGGAGAAGCTCTGGCGAGAGATCCAGCGCCATGACACCCTCCCTCTCCCTCCTCCACTTCCAGTCTCAGATCTGCTTGGAGGTGGAGTGGGCTTCAAAAATTGGGTATCGATTTGGTTGATGAAGATCTATTGGTTGATGAAGATCCATTGATTATGCTTGCTCCTTTCCTTCATCCTCACCCCTCGATTCTATACTCTTGCTCTTGTATTCCAGTTACTTCTATTTTCAAAAATCAGAACGTGAAATAAGGGaataatgaatttttttccCTTGATTTTGAGAATTTGTTGTGATTATTTTGTGTACAAGTAGATTTTTGGAGGACATTGTTGTTCAAATTCTGGAACGTGAAACAAGCTTGATGCTGGATCGCTGGATATGACAGAAATTGCTGGGTGTTTACAGGGAGGATGCGAATTCAGAGATTTGGGGATGGTGGTTGAAGGAATGGAAGAAGGAGAATGAACCCTTCTGATTTAGGGATTAAGAATTATTAGGTTTAGGGATTAattttaagattaaaatgtttaattataatttatttattttaattataattgattataacatgtgtaataaaagaaaaataaaaatgccacgtggaatgAGTGACTGTGTAAAAATATAGTCATATAAGCTGGTAACACGGCTAGGGACCTATTTcgattaaaaaacaaattctaGGGATTCAGAATcgggaaaaaaaatttcagggacttatttttgTATGtcatacaatttcagggacctccagagtatttaagcctaatttttttgaaaggtcATATGTTGTAattaaaaggcttaaatactctcttggtccctgaaattgtaaagggaatcaaatctggtACTCGTAAAATTttcacatcaaattgggtccctaaaattatttttttaatctaattgtGTTCAAAGTGTGTCTGAGACTGATGTGACTTGTTTTTTATCtcactcagcttttccacgtgacttttatttttcttttaaaatataattaattgttattctctgttttttttaattccaactcatcataaaaaaaaatctaatcttaatctgaagaagaaaaaaaacctattctaatcttaaaaaaaaaacctaatcaaCGATTTGACAGAAAAAATCCCTGGGTTCTAATTTCCTAAAACCTCATCAACACAGATTAATTTCccaaaagccacgtggaaaagctgagagGGATAAAAAACAAGCCACATCAGATCGAGACACACTTTGGAcccaattagattaaaaaaataattttagggacccaatttgatacGGAAATTTTACAAGGATTaggtttgattccctttacaatttcagggaccaagagagtatttaagcctaattaAATTTAGAGAAAATGGTTGATGTATTGATCGGTAGTGTAAACAATTTTACACATATATATCATTGATTTCCGTCATTTcatcaatttattttatttcaattataATTGAAAAAACATGTAACCATTTGATCATATGTGAAAtattgtgattgaatgatagTGTAAAGTTTCTTTATAACGTCAGTGTATATCCATTAATctcttaaaattaaattattttcttattttatacAACAgtcaaattaattttgaatgttGATATTACTCTTAATTAATACTACTAATATTCACTctttaagagcatctccaatgttagttttatttttttttgaaaatttcaatgctagttcttatagGTGAGTTCTTaagcactattcatgtgagcccgtactgtcacatgtgcttaagcaacttaTTTTTAGTTAGCGTTATTCATCTGGTCTCACAATACCACATTatatatactttttattttcgtaaagtaataaaacaaaactcaaaaagtaataatgagaactagttcttatttttaagaactaaaaactccaCGTCAGTCATCTTCAATGCTTAAGAAccaggttcttagttcttaacttaaGAACTCAcatctaagaactagcattgaagatgctctactAAACACTCCTAGCCATACAATGGCGGAGATTGATTATAAAGCCATATTCCATGTTGGCTCGTGTTTACAAGGCCGGATACCATCCATATCACCCTATCTCGGAGCCCACTCTTGGCTATCGCCCAAGTTATACATGACGGAGCATTCTTGGAGCCAGGGATGTAATCAAAAAGCTATTTGGAGGGTAGGCAATGACAGGAACATTAGAATTTCACAGGACAAATGGATCCCTAAAGCAGTGTATCCCATTCGAGTGAGCAATGCTCAACATGGGGAAAACTTGTCTGTGGTTGCGGAGTTAATTAACCCCAAAAGGCTAAAGTTGGGCATTGGAACGAGGATGTTTTGAattagagtttaatttctatgcacaaacggtgtaaagtttttttacatcgtcaaccaatcagattttaaggatgtgccaTCAGACATATAAATTAAACCCTTATATTTTAGTCTCTTGTTTTTAAACACATCAATTTGGCCCCTCATATAAATAACCACCAAGAATTGAAACACCATTTTAGCATAAGGCATAACATAGTATCCCTTatgatattttttcaatttcatagCAGAAGTAGAATATAAATCTGAGAATTCAAACATTGTCAGTATGGATACAGATGTGCCTCAGTGACTTAGTAACATTTGAATTGTGAACAAATTATCCACATTAGCAATCTAGAGAAACTAAAAGCTCCAGCAAACTAAGAATCATAAAGAATACCTCAATCTTTACAAGGTACTACAATAATATCAAAGCACATAGAAATAGCACAACCATGTGCATTACAATAAACCGAGGGCAACACCAAGCACACAACAACTCCATCAACTAAACAAAGTTAAAACAGGTAGTTAATCACTGGgagaaaatatatataactTGGAAATTATAAAAGAATAGCACTATTAAATCCACAACTATGAAGTTTCTATTATACAAAATCAATATGAAGCTGAAAATGGTGTTGAACTGCTGCTACCCACAAACTATACAGAACAGCAGCAAGGATCAAATTTTCAGTTCTTACTTTGAAACTAAAAGTATTTCAGGTTTCTTGACTTTGGTGGGGTTGTTGGGATTTGCAGTTGCAGCAGCTGCTTTTGGCGGCCTCCCTAGTCCTGTTCTCAAGCTGAATGAGGCTCCTGGTGGCACGAATAGCCTTAGGAACCACCAAATCGCGAGAGGCTCTCGCATATGAGCACCTAACAGCAAAAGATACAGCATATAGCCTTAACCTCCTGAGGGTTCAAAGGAGCAAACAAGCCTCAAAATCAGTGTTGTTAATTGCGGATCGCGTAAAATAGGGGAAAGCCAAAACTCCGCTATTTCAAGCCCTTATAGCGGAAAATAGCGGAATAGCGGTGAGCTCTTAGAGTGCTACACTGCTACGCTATAGCGCCACTATAACCACAATTTGACAACACTGCTCAAGATTATCAACGCCAGCAGCATAATCTCGCAAAGCAAAGGGGTCCTATCCCCCTAGAATCATGAATCTGCACCTTCCCCATCATTTCTCCAACCTCGTCAATCTCAATCTCACCGTCACCGTCACAACCATTATCACCACCATCACCGCGGTTGGTCATGTgtcagataaactcaaataaagtAATCCAAATGCACCCTAAATTAGATTTAGCTGTATCACCATGACAAACCATGAAAGACCTCACCCCGGCACAAAGTCAACAAATAAACTATATAGTGTAGTGCATCAAAAAATCGGTTCAAACTTCTGCAATTCACCAACTTTCTTAATGAATTACTTCTCTAGGTTAAAAATTCATATAGTTTTAGAAGTCATCTCCTGAGCTACTACTAAACACAACTTCACAATGTAAGCAAAGCATGGATTATCATCCTCTCATGTCACATGACAATGTCAAGTGTAACATTGTCTCAACTTCTTTTGCATTAATATTAAAAGGGTCCAATCTATTTATTACatatggagagagagagagggagagagagggagaCACAAAATATCAACATGAGGGACATGAGAAAATTTTCAAATGACAGGATTCTGTGAGAAAAACATTCAATGGGAAGTGGGGGAATCAAAATGTCTagcataattaaaatttatccCTTCTAATAGATGCTTAAAAAAAGACAAAACAGAGAAGTGCataaaaaaagaaaggaaatcacATTGCAAAAAATTAATCAAGAGCACACTCAGACATATCTCATGTAACTGACATGCAATAACAGAGAAATGTGAACACGTTTGAACCTGGATTGTACACAAGCTCAAGAGTCAAGAACAccagaagaaaaaaatcaaactcaagaataaaaaatcaaatgacaAGAGAGAAAAACATACTACATCATTTCACGGATCTTCAGCTTGTTCAAATTAGATGAGAAGAAACTAACCCTGTA
This is a stretch of genomic DNA from Lotus japonicus ecotype B-129 chromosome 1, LjGifu_v1.2. It encodes these proteins:
- the LOC130727543 gene encoding FBD-associated F-box protein At5g56370-like — its product is MKKMKMEDGISTLPDALLCHILSFLTTKEAVATSVLSKRWIPLWRSVPTLHFKDANYHTDIGHADHDIVKDVCSRIVQSVYAVILSRDFQLPIKKFYLRLNDVCQPFYDPANVSVWVNAVVQRQLEHLDISLPYPMLSTPRANLSSIFSCRTLVVLKLRGGLELKRFPSVHFPCLKVLHLQGALLLHDVPYLAELLSGCPVLENLKQSLIFYQEYVPLTNREFNTLPKLVRADISETIFRMNMFNNVHFLRIDEICEGLLRGGECMFYNLTHIELVYANYNYDWFEVVKFLKYCPKLQVLVINQPDFYDYDLDQLHISDWQDPPSVPKCILLHLKVCYLNDYRGTKGELQFARYIMRHGRFLKRMTISSSTAENQRGKLKNVKKLFSCTRRSATCKFSFK